The following coding sequences are from one Shewanella violacea DSS12 window:
- a CDS encoding PspC domain-containing protein produces MSYLSSTDKYMGHMKRPTSLICGVAAMMANKFNWSCLWTRVVWAGVILLNPGMGLLLYFVLALVLPKWDANS; encoded by the coding sequence ATGAGTTACTTAAGTTCAACCGATAAATATATGGGTCATATGAAACGACCAACTAGCCTGATATGTGGTGTCGCAGCCATGATGGCTAATAAGTTTAACTGGTCTTGTTTATGGACTCGAGTGGTGTGGGCTGGGGTGATCTTGCTCAATCCAGGCATGGGACTCTTGCTTTATTTTGTACTCGCCTTAGTACTGCCCAAATGGGACGCTAACTCTTGA
- the cpdA gene encoding 3',5'-cyclic-AMP phosphodiesterase, translating to MLKEAISYSLEEKASVRIVQVTDPHLFADPSSQLLGVNTAKSLESVLNAIKTGDFPADLMLATGDISQDYSGESYHSFVRSIAPLDLPCHYLPGNHDDPRVMSLHMQGAKIFGQRRILAGNWQIIMLDSTVRGKPGGHMSDSEIEIIKSAVADQPERHVLLVMHHNPILVKCRWLDQHCMDNGSDFIEQVAQIPQVKGLLWGHVHQELDEEHQGMHGIIHLMSTPSTCIQFKPLSSYFALDALQPGYRQLELKSDGSMITNVHRVLGDKFFPDRNARGY from the coding sequence GTGTTAAAAGAGGCTATCTCTTATTCTCTTGAAGAGAAGGCAAGTGTGAGAATCGTGCAAGTGACCGATCCTCATCTGTTTGCCGATCCCAGCTCTCAACTTTTAGGTGTTAACACAGCTAAGAGTCTGGAGTCTGTGCTGAATGCCATAAAGACTGGGGATTTTCCGGCAGATCTTATGTTGGCTACCGGAGACATCAGCCAAGATTATTCGGGTGAGTCATACCACAGCTTCGTGCGCTCCATAGCGCCTCTCGATCTACCTTGTCATTACTTGCCAGGCAATCATGATGATCCTCGTGTTATGAGTCTGCATATGCAGGGAGCCAAGATATTCGGCCAGCGTCGAATCTTAGCCGGCAACTGGCAAATCATAATGTTGGACTCTACGGTGAGAGGAAAGCCGGGTGGACACATGTCGGACAGTGAAATAGAGATCATTAAAAGTGCAGTAGCCGATCAACCGGAACGCCATGTCTTGCTGGTGATGCATCACAACCCTATTTTGGTAAAGTGCCGTTGGTTAGATCAACATTGTATGGATAATGGCAGTGACTTTATCGAGCAAGTGGCGCAGATCCCGCAAGTCAAAGGCTTGCTATGGGGTCATGTACATCAGGAGTTGGATGAAGAACACCAAGGCATGCATGGTATTATCCACTTGATGTCTACGCCTTCAACCTGCATCCAATTTAAGCCTCTATCGTCTTACTTTGCACTGGATGCCCTACAACCTGGGTATCGACAGTTGGAGCTTAAAAGCGATGGCAGTATGATAACCAATGTGCATCGTGTCCTCGGTGATAAATTCTTCCCCGATAGAAATGCCAGAGGTTATTAA
- a CDS encoding enoyl-CoA hydratase-related protein, with product MSTIQVKDEQGVRIITINRPEKRNALSLEMYTNLTEYLIQGESDNAIHSFLIKGQQDCFTSGNDVADFLKNSNLDSEHPAFKFLFHLLDLKKPLVAAVTGAAVGIGTTLLLHCDLVYADNTAKFQLPFVNLALVPEAGASLLLPQLVGPQKAAELLLLGESFDAETAKTLNIINDVIPSESIFDFALAQAVKLAKQPPQALQATRALLGTNKDLVRQQMKDELAQFAVRLKSDEARTRFEAFLKK from the coding sequence ATGAGTACAATTCAGGTTAAGGATGAGCAAGGCGTAAGAATTATCACAATTAATCGCCCTGAGAAGCGTAACGCTCTCAGCCTTGAGATGTATACTAACCTCACAGAATACCTTATCCAAGGTGAGTCAGACAACGCAATTCACTCCTTTTTAATCAAAGGTCAACAGGATTGTTTTACATCAGGCAATGATGTAGCAGACTTTTTAAAAAATAGTAACTTAGATAGCGAGCACCCGGCCTTTAAGTTTCTGTTTCATCTGTTGGATCTAAAAAAACCACTCGTTGCTGCGGTCACTGGGGCTGCAGTAGGTATAGGTACCACTCTACTACTGCATTGCGATCTGGTTTATGCCGATAACACGGCAAAGTTTCAATTACCTTTTGTTAACTTAGCCCTAGTGCCAGAAGCTGGCGCGAGTCTACTGCTACCACAACTCGTTGGACCACAAAAAGCTGCCGAATTACTGCTACTCGGTGAAAGTTTCGATGCTGAAACAGCCAAAACACTCAATATTATCAATGATGTTATTCCATCGGAGAGCATTTTTGACTTTGCTTTAGCCCAGGCAGTTAAACTCGCTAAACAACCACCTCAGGCACTTCAGGCTACTCGCGCATTACTAGGTACAAATAAAGACTTAGTACGTCAACAGATGAAAGATGAGCTAGCCCAGTTTGCTGTGAGATTAAAGAGTGATGAAGCCAGAACTCGCTTCGAAGCCTTTCTAAAAAAATAA
- a CDS encoding YqiA/YcfP family alpha/beta fold hydrolase codes for MLLYIHGFNSSPLSDKGRVTAQFVAEHYPDLNFHQPQLPSTPKEAMELLSALVETALDNGEALTYIGSSLGGYFASYLAEKYGGRAVLVNPAVTPFELFDEFMGQQYNPHIDEYYQVLPEHKDQVAAFNTQVILNPDRFLVLLQSGDEVLDYRQAVQKYHCCQLLIQSGGNHSFVGYDKQMHSICQFLFS; via the coding sequence ATGCTGCTTTATATTCATGGGTTCAATAGCTCACCGTTATCAGATAAAGGGCGTGTCACTGCGCAATTTGTCGCTGAACACTATCCCGATCTGAATTTCCATCAGCCTCAATTGCCATCGACTCCCAAAGAGGCGATGGAATTATTGTCGGCCCTTGTCGAGACTGCCCTAGATAATGGAGAGGCGCTTACCTACATAGGGTCTTCACTTGGCGGTTATTTTGCGAGTTATTTAGCCGAGAAGTATGGTGGACGTGCGGTATTAGTTAATCCTGCAGTGACGCCTTTCGAGCTATTCGATGAATTTATGGGTCAGCAGTATAATCCCCATATCGATGAGTATTATCAGGTTCTACCTGAGCATAAAGACCAGGTTGCCGCTTTTAATACTCAAGTTATTCTAAATCCCGACCGATTTTTAGTATTACTGCAGTCGGGTGATGAAGTCCTGGATTATCGACAAGCAGTGCAGAAATATCACTGTTGTCAGCTTTTGATTCAATCCGGTGGCAATCATAGCTTTGTGGGCTATGACAAGCAGATGCATTCAATCTGCCAGTTTCTGTTTTCTTGA
- a CDS encoding DUF2333 family protein, producing the protein MQMTWKKWTGIAVLIIFIGYLISVWWSVAPDAIKAQQLKVAEGPQVVGYATTTSLIITMETLLNKRGGWLSNDVTPPSIFMDNMPAFEFGALEQVRDLALIMRKEFSRSQSQSLSDKDLLAAHSKLNIEHTSWLAPSAEGEYKDAIKLLKLYRAKISDTHNQDAQFYARADNLNEWLKEVQKRLGSMSQRLSASVGQDRINTDLAGDSEASQSTPKQASQQIKTNWWKIDDVFYEARGETWALLNFMKAIEIDFADVLRKKNAEVSLQQIIRELEETQQAVWSPVILNGSGFGVVANHSLVMANYISRANAAVIDLTNLLIKG; encoded by the coding sequence ATGCAAATGACATGGAAAAAGTGGACGGGTATTGCGGTCCTTATCATATTTATTGGCTATCTTATTAGTGTTTGGTGGAGTGTTGCACCAGATGCGATTAAGGCGCAGCAATTAAAAGTAGCTGAAGGGCCTCAAGTCGTGGGCTATGCTACGACGACGTCACTCATTATTACCATGGAAACCTTACTCAACAAGAGAGGTGGCTGGTTATCTAATGATGTGACTCCTCCGTCAATCTTTATGGATAATATGCCAGCCTTTGAATTTGGGGCCTTGGAGCAGGTACGAGATCTTGCCTTAATCATGCGCAAAGAATTCAGCCGTTCTCAGTCTCAGTCTCTGTCTGATAAAGATTTGCTAGCCGCTCACTCTAAACTCAATATAGAGCATACCAGCTGGCTAGCCCCCAGTGCCGAGGGCGAATATAAAGATGCCATCAAATTACTCAAGCTTTATCGGGCTAAAATATCGGATACCCATAATCAAGATGCACAATTTTATGCCAGAGCAGATAATCTCAATGAATGGCTTAAAGAGGTGCAGAAACGTTTAGGTAGTATGTCTCAGCGTCTTTCTGCCAGCGTAGGTCAGGATCGCATAAACACAGACTTAGCCGGTGACAGTGAGGCTTCTCAGTCTACACCTAAGCAGGCCAGTCAACAGATTAAGACCAATTGGTGGAAGATCGACGATGTGTTTTATGAGGCTCGAGGTGAAACTTGGGCATTATTAAACTTTATGAAGGCTATTGAAATTGATTTTGCCGATGTATTGCGTAAAAAGAATGCCGAAGTTAGTTTGCAACAGATTATTCGTGAATTAGAAGAAACACAACAAGCTGTTTGGAGCCCTGTAATCTTAAATGGTTCGGGTTTCGGCGTAGTCGCTAATCACTCTTTGGTGATGGCAAATTATATTTCCCGCGCGAATGCTGCGGTGATTGATCTAACAAATTTATTGATTAAAGGTTAA
- a CDS encoding PQQ-dependent sugar dehydrogenase encodes MLLNQKKNQRRWSIVFACAAVLFSQKLLAAQPMMITVTKGFGLTLYASELGDAKQMALGDKGTLFVGSHKKGAIVALVDSNADGRVDKRYTIAKGLDNPEAIAFHHGDLYVAVDEKIVKFVNIENRLRRPGRGKVIYDRLPGKSNKSRRAMHFGPDGRLYVAIGAPCNVCETVAPFGSIIAIDLKTGGSEQVAMGIRNVTGFDWSPIDGALWFADEGRDWMGDRLPPDEINRLEKNGEHFGFPYIHGASVIEPAYDKPKNLKITLPNYELPAHVSPMGLHFYRGQQFPAKYHNQMFVAENGSWNRSSKIGYQVVMLAIEGQKVIKRSTVVSFLDGGFPVARPYGLLTAPDGAMYISDNLKGNIYRLYYKDTVKKKIEQAAQAEDTEK; translated from the coding sequence ATGTTGTTGAATCAGAAAAAAAATCAACGAAGGTGGAGCATAGTGTTTGCTTGCGCCGCTGTGCTATTTAGCCAAAAATTACTGGCCGCACAGCCCATGATGATAACCGTCACTAAAGGCTTCGGCTTAACCCTCTATGCCTCAGAGCTTGGTGATGCCAAGCAGATGGCACTCGGAGATAAGGGCACGCTATTTGTTGGCTCCCACAAGAAGGGTGCCATTGTGGCTCTGGTCGATAGCAATGCCGATGGCCGAGTCGATAAGCGCTACACAATAGCAAAAGGCTTAGATAATCCAGAAGCTATCGCTTTTCACCATGGTGACCTCTATGTGGCTGTCGATGAAAAAATAGTTAAGTTTGTCAATATCGAGAATCGCTTGCGTCGGCCTGGGCGCGGTAAAGTCATTTATGACCGCCTGCCAGGTAAGAGCAATAAGAGCCGACGTGCTATGCATTTTGGTCCAGATGGTCGCTTGTATGTGGCTATAGGTGCACCTTGTAATGTCTGTGAGACAGTCGCTCCTTTTGGCAGTATTATTGCCATAGACTTAAAGACTGGCGGTAGCGAGCAAGTCGCAATGGGCATTCGCAATGTGACGGGATTCGACTGGTCGCCTATTGATGGTGCCTTATGGTTTGCCGATGAAGGACGAGATTGGATGGGGGATAGACTTCCTCCCGATGAAATTAATCGGCTAGAAAAAAACGGAGAGCACTTTGGTTTTCCCTATATTCACGGTGCTTCGGTTATAGAGCCTGCCTACGATAAGCCTAAAAACCTGAAAATAACTCTGCCTAACTACGAATTACCTGCCCACGTATCTCCAATGGGCCTGCATTTTTATCGTGGGCAGCAGTTTCCTGCTAAATATCATAATCAGATGTTTGTCGCCGAAAATGGCTCCTGGAATCGTTCGAGTAAAATTGGTTATCAGGTGGTGATGTTAGCGATTGAAGGGCAGAAGGTCATTAAGCGCAGTACTGTGGTTAGCTTCTTAGATGGCGGTTTTCCCGTAGCAAGACCTTATGGTTTATTAACGGCTCCCGATGGAGCCATGTATATATCGGATAATCTTAAAGGCAATATCTACCGTTTGTATTACAAAGATACCGTTAAGAAAAAAATAGAACAAGCTGCGCAAGCAGAGGATACTGAAAAATGA
- a CDS encoding copper chaperone PCu(A)C, with protein sequence MEFKTLKQKFKHVFSFVVLWVASFSAMANVVLVDGQVRAMPPSVPNSAAYLTLENHGPSIKLVAVEAGFVKEAQLHTVIEEDGMVKMRQVESFTIPQHGRLTLSESGQHIMLLGLKQPLVSGESVNLTLKFDNGSELPVSLMVSKQAMTKSEGHHHHN encoded by the coding sequence ATGGAGTTTAAGACATTGAAGCAAAAATTCAAACACGTGTTTAGTTTTGTTGTACTTTGGGTGGCATCTTTCTCTGCCATGGCCAATGTTGTGCTTGTGGATGGTCAGGTGAGGGCTATGCCGCCTAGCGTGCCAAATAGCGCGGCGTATTTAACCCTGGAGAATCATGGCCCTTCGATCAAGCTTGTTGCTGTCGAGGCCGGTTTTGTCAAAGAAGCTCAGTTACATACCGTTATTGAAGAGGACGGTATGGTTAAGATGCGTCAGGTAGAAAGCTTTACTATTCCTCAGCATGGGCGTTTAACCTTGAGCGAGTCGGGTCAGCACATCATGTTACTCGGTTTGAAGCAGCCATTAGTTTCGGGGGAGTCAGTCAATTTAACCCTTAAATTTGATAATGGTTCAGAGCTTCCCGTGAGCTTGATGGTGAGTAAACAGGCAATGACTAAGTCGGAAGGCCATCACCATCATAATTAA
- a CDS encoding TIGR04219 family outer membrane beta-barrel protein, which translates to MKKTLLACALLASLVGTSAQASTLIGFKVGGDYWKADTSGTFAENGQTQQDFNYSSSSQGSIWVAFEHPIPLVPNVKIRENRLDTSGNGVADGFAFAGQDYNGEISTSTDLSNTDFILYYELLDNDLVSLDLGAAYKMMHGSFRVNDRVTSGRVNSEIELDSGIVMAYAEAQVGIPGLGLYGFADVMMGIDESSVYDYSVGLGWQFDGMVLDTKLRVGYRDFNFDVNDFDGVTTNTQFNGFFAGVELVF; encoded by the coding sequence ATGAAAAAAACATTACTTGCATGTGCACTTTTGGCTAGCTTAGTAGGCACATCTGCACAGGCTTCAACACTGATAGGCTTTAAGGTCGGTGGCGATTATTGGAAGGCAGATACCAGTGGTACATTTGCTGAGAATGGTCAAACACAGCAAGATTTTAACTACAGCTCATCTTCTCAAGGTAGCATATGGGTTGCCTTCGAACATCCGATCCCTTTGGTGCCTAATGTAAAAATTAGAGAGAACCGTCTGGATACTAGTGGTAATGGTGTGGCAGATGGTTTTGCGTTTGCCGGCCAGGACTACAACGGCGAGATCAGTACTAGTACAGATCTAAGCAACACCGATTTTATTCTTTATTACGAGCTGTTAGATAACGATCTAGTCTCCTTAGATCTTGGTGCGGCTTATAAGATGATGCATGGATCTTTCCGTGTAAATGATAGAGTGACAAGCGGCCGTGTAAATTCAGAAATCGAGCTGGATAGTGGCATAGTGATGGCTTATGCCGAGGCGCAAGTCGGCATTCCTGGCCTAGGCTTATATGGCTTTGCCGATGTAATGATGGGTATCGATGAGTCTAGTGTCTATGATTACTCTGTCGGTCTGGGTTGGCAGTTTGATGGCATGGTTTTGGATACTAAGCTGCGCGTGGGTTACCGTGACTTTAACTTCGATGTGAATGATTTCGATGGTGTCACTACCAATACTCAGTTTAATGGCTTCTTCGCAGGTGTTGAACTAGTTTTCTAA
- the tolC gene encoding outer membrane channel protein TolC — MKFKIRTICAALTLAFSTSAVQADDLLQIYQQALTSDPIALQAQAKRDALYEKIEENRAPLLPTISARVGYNKNWINNESPEPNTDSSGVNAGVTLNQVIYDHSAWVGLNLAELAASQADATYASSLQTLIIRVTSAYFSVLSAKDTYEFQGSEKRAIERQLEQTKQRFAVGLTAITDVHEAQAQYDLARAQEILAENELTNSYEALREITGIEHNSINILDTERFSAVTPSPTRANDWLKMAEANSVDLLTTRIGKDMAQEAISLYKAGHMPSLSLNAGYTTNIQQENNNNDARDFDNGTVGLTLSIPIFEGFKVTSQVNQAQYQYVEASEKMEQTYRKVVKDVRNNFNDVGASISSIRAYEQSVISSESALKATQAGFEVGTRTIVDVLNRTRDLYDSKRKLSDARYGYINSILALKQAAGTLNEDDVIAINNGLTAQTTQTTTQ, encoded by the coding sequence ATGAAATTCAAGATCCGAACTATATGTGCAGCGCTCACGCTGGCATTCAGTACTTCTGCTGTACAAGCCGACGATTTACTGCAGATATATCAACAAGCGCTAACCAGTGACCCTATCGCCCTGCAAGCTCAGGCTAAACGCGATGCCCTGTACGAAAAAATTGAAGAAAACCGCGCGCCGCTACTGCCAACTATAAGTGCACGAGTGGGCTATAACAAGAATTGGATCAATAACGAATCTCCTGAGCCTAACACGGATTCAAGTGGCGTAAATGCTGGCGTGACACTAAATCAAGTCATCTATGATCACAGTGCCTGGGTGGGATTGAACCTAGCCGAATTAGCGGCCTCTCAAGCCGATGCGACTTACGCGTCATCACTACAAACTCTGATTATCCGCGTAACCAGTGCTTATTTCTCGGTGTTATCGGCTAAAGATACCTACGAGTTTCAGGGATCGGAAAAGCGCGCGATTGAGCGTCAGCTCGAACAGACAAAACAAAGATTTGCCGTTGGTTTGACTGCCATAACTGATGTTCATGAAGCTCAGGCTCAGTATGACTTAGCTCGAGCGCAAGAGATCTTAGCTGAGAATGAACTGACCAATAGTTATGAGGCGTTACGTGAGATTACAGGCATAGAACATAATTCTATCAATATCTTAGATACCGAGCGTTTCAGTGCAGTTACCCCATCTCCTACCAGAGCCAATGATTGGTTAAAGATGGCCGAAGCCAACAGTGTCGATCTACTGACGACGCGTATAGGTAAAGATATGGCACAAGAAGCCATTAGTCTCTATAAAGCCGGTCATATGCCGTCCCTGAGTCTAAATGCGGGTTACACAACCAATATACAGCAAGAAAATAATAATAATGATGCACGTGATTTTGACAACGGCACAGTAGGCCTGACCTTGAGCATACCTATTTTCGAAGGTTTCAAGGTCACCTCTCAAGTGAATCAGGCTCAATATCAGTACGTGGAAGCGAGTGAGAAGATGGAACAGACTTACCGTAAAGTAGTTAAGGATGTTCGTAACAACTTCAACGACGTAGGTGCTTCAATCAGCTCAATCCGTGCCTATGAGCAATCAGTAATCTCATCAGAGAGTGCACTAAAAGCGACTCAGGCAGGTTTTGAAGTTGGTACTCGAACCATAGTCGATGTACTTAACCGTACACGTGATCTGTATGACTCTAAGCGAAAGCTATCTGATGCCCGTTACGGATACATCAATTCAATACTCGCACTTAAACAAGCGGCAGGTACCTTGAATGAAGATGATGTTATCGCCATCAACAATGGTTTGACTGCACAGACAACACAGACGACCACTCAGTAA
- the parE gene encoding DNA topoisomerase IV subunit B: MTNQYTSDSIEVLNGLDPVKRRPGMYTDTTRPNHLGQEVIDNSVDEALAGHATKIEITLHKDNSLEVIDDGRGMPVDIHPEEGISGVELILTKLHAGGKFSNDNYQFSGGLHGVGISVVNALSSRVEITVRRSGIVYDIAFENGDMVEELRETGTCGRRNTGTRVHFWPIPSYFDSANFSVPKLTYLLKAKAVLCPGLKIKFTNKQTDEVQEWFYESGLTDYLQSSTKDAIMLPEEPFIGSLKGNNEAVDWAITWLPEGGEYLNESYVNLIPTPLGGTHVNGFRQGLLESMREFCEFRNLMPRGIKLTPEDIWDRSSFILSIKLLDPQFSGQTKEKLSSRQSSAFVSGIVRDSFSLWLNTNTEQALALAEMCINNAHKRLKSAKKVARKKVTSGPALPGKLTDCSGQDPMRGELFLVEGDSAGGSAKQARDREFQAIMPLRGKILNTWEVDSSQVLASQEVHDISVAIGCDPDSSDISELRYGKICILADADSDGLHIATLLCALFMKHYKILVEKGHIYVAMPPLFRIDIGKEIFYALDEAEKQGILDRIAAEKKKGKVQVTRFKGLGEMNPLQLRETTMDPNTRRLVQLTIDDVEETISMMDMLLAKKRSGDRKIWLESKGNLADF; the protein is encoded by the coding sequence ATGACAAATCAATATACCTCTGATTCCATCGAAGTCCTAAATGGGCTAGATCCCGTTAAACGCCGTCCAGGTATGTATACCGACACCACGCGCCCAAACCACTTGGGGCAAGAGGTTATCGATAACAGTGTCGATGAAGCTCTGGCGGGACATGCAACTAAGATTGAAATCACCTTGCATAAGGATAACTCTTTAGAGGTTATCGATGATGGTCGTGGTATGCCTGTGGATATTCATCCTGAAGAGGGGATATCCGGAGTTGAACTTATTCTTACTAAGCTGCATGCGGGTGGTAAGTTCTCTAACGATAACTATCAATTCTCAGGTGGTCTGCACGGAGTGGGTATTTCGGTGGTGAATGCGCTCTCGAGTCGTGTTGAAATTACCGTGAGACGCAGCGGCATTGTCTATGATATTGCCTTCGAAAATGGTGATATGGTGGAAGAGCTGCGAGAAACTGGCACTTGTGGTCGCAGAAACACAGGTACCAGAGTTCATTTCTGGCCCATCCCCAGCTATTTCGATTCAGCCAATTTTTCCGTACCTAAACTGACGTATTTGTTGAAGGCTAAGGCGGTTCTCTGTCCCGGTCTTAAGATCAAATTCACTAACAAGCAGACAGATGAAGTTCAAGAATGGTTCTATGAGAGCGGTTTAACTGATTATCTACAGTCGTCGACTAAAGATGCGATTATGCTGCCTGAAGAGCCATTTATTGGTAGCTTGAAAGGTAATAATGAGGCGGTTGACTGGGCTATTACCTGGTTACCAGAAGGCGGGGAATATCTTAACGAAAGTTATGTGAACCTTATTCCCACTCCCTTAGGTGGTACTCATGTGAATGGTTTCAGGCAAGGTCTGCTTGAGTCTATGCGCGAGTTTTGTGAATTTCGAAACTTAATGCCCAGAGGCATTAAGTTAACCCCAGAAGATATCTGGGACCGCAGCAGTTTTATCCTGTCGATTAAGTTACTGGATCCGCAATTTTCTGGCCAGACTAAGGAGAAACTCTCTAGTCGTCAGAGTTCGGCGTTTGTTTCCGGCATAGTCAGAGATTCATTCAGCCTCTGGCTTAATACGAATACCGAACAGGCTCTGGCATTGGCAGAGATGTGCATCAATAATGCTCATAAACGTTTAAAATCGGCTAAGAAAGTTGCCCGTAAAAAGGTGACGTCAGGCCCTGCGCTGCCGGGTAAGTTGACCGATTGTAGCGGTCAAGACCCTATGCGTGGAGAGCTGTTTCTGGTGGAGGGTGACTCGGCGGGAGGTAGTGCTAAACAGGCTCGAGATCGAGAATTTCAAGCTATTATGCCTCTGCGTGGTAAAATCCTGAATACTTGGGAAGTGGATTCCAGTCAGGTATTGGCGTCTCAGGAAGTACACGACATCTCGGTCGCAATAGGTTGTGATCCTGATTCCAGTGATATTTCCGAGCTCAGGTACGGTAAAATTTGTATCTTAGCCGATGCTGATTCCGATGGACTGCATATTGCGACCTTGTTATGTGCTCTGTTTATGAAACACTACAAGATCTTGGTCGAAAAGGGCCATATTTATGTGGCTATGCCCCCCTTGTTTCGTATCGACATAGGTAAAGAAATTTTTTATGCGTTAGACGAAGCAGAAAAGCAGGGCATACTGGATCGTATCGCTGCTGAGAAAAAGAAAGGTAAGGTTCAGGTTACTCGATTTAAGGGACTGGGTGAGATGAATCCACTTCAGTTACGAGAAACGACTATGGATCCCAACACGCGTCGTTTGGTACAGTTAACCATAGATGATGTCGAAGAGACCATATCTATGATGGATATGTTACTGGCCAAGAAACGCTCTGGTGATCGTAAGATATGGTTAGAATCTAAAGGTAATCTTGCTGATTTTTAG
- the nudF gene encoding ADP-ribose diphosphatase, giving the protein MKQKFDQEDVVLLGKETVFKGFFSLDVYRFKHKLFKGGWSDEVHREVFERGDAVVVLPYDPVTDEVVLIEQIRIPVLAKAKSPWMLELVAGMIEKGETAEGVAHRELAEEAGVTAKHMSKISSYFASPGGTSEKFEFFWAEIDASQAHGVHGLDHENEDIQVHVFSREQAFKFVNDGTINNASTVIGLQWLELNYLNLRKAK; this is encoded by the coding sequence ATGAAACAGAAGTTTGATCAAGAAGATGTAGTTCTGTTAGGAAAAGAGACTGTATTTAAGGGGTTTTTCTCTTTAGATGTTTATCGGTTTAAGCATAAGTTGTTCAAGGGGGGCTGGAGTGATGAAGTTCACAGAGAAGTCTTTGAGCGAGGTGATGCCGTTGTAGTATTACCTTACGACCCAGTGACGGATGAAGTGGTATTGATCGAGCAGATACGCATTCCAGTATTAGCAAAGGCAAAGAGCCCTTGGATGCTTGAGTTAGTGGCGGGTATGATTGAAAAGGGAGAGACGGCAGAGGGCGTGGCACACAGAGAGCTTGCCGAAGAGGCTGGAGTTACGGCTAAACATATGTCGAAGATCTCCAGTTATTTCGCGAGCCCAGGCGGGACCAGTGAAAAATTTGAATTTTTCTGGGCTGAAATTGATGCGAGTCAAGCACATGGGGTACATGGACTCGATCATGAAAATGAAGATATCCAGGTTCACGTATTCAGTAGGGAACAAGCTTTTAAATTTGTAAATGATGGTACAATTAATAATGCGTCTACTGTTATTGGCCTGCAGTGGCTAGAGCTGAATTATTTGAATTTGCGTAAAGCTAAGTGA
- a CDS encoding DUF1249 domain-containing protein, with product MSSASSLNPKRYQPNINRFLALCGRNYFHILRWLPDGAEQGASWQVKGEFGFLDVRLLENTRYTQLIEISRNVDTSGFVDPPKISVRVYHDAKLAEVLTSRQIYQLSPVYDYPNLRMHHRDEKYRVNAFLEELLRIDNHTSVVCLAES from the coding sequence GTGAGTAGTGCTAGCAGCTTAAATCCAAAGAGATATCAACCGAATATTAATCGGTTTCTCGCCCTGTGTGGGCGTAATTACTTCCATATTCTTCGCTGGTTACCCGATGGTGCTGAGCAGGGGGCGAGTTGGCAGGTTAAAGGTGAATTCGGTTTTTTAGATGTTCGCTTGCTGGAAAACACTCGCTATACCCAATTGATCGAAATCTCAAGAAATGTCGATACAAGCGGTTTTGTTGACCCCCCTAAGATCTCGGTTCGTGTATATCATGATGCTAAATTGGCAGAAGTGTTAACTAGTCGACAGATTTATCAACTTAGTCCGGTATATGATTATCCAAATCTACGTATGCACCATCGTGACGAGAAGTATCGAGTGAATGCTTTTTTGGAAGAGTTATTAAGGATTGATAACCACACGAGTGTAGTTTGTTTGGCTGAATCTTAG